The Leptospira selangorensis genome segment CTGAAAATAAAATAGCAGATGGAAACTCCGATCAAAAAGATCATATTCCATACACCGACAATCCAAACGGACTGTTCCGCACGATCCGGTCTCCCCGCTCCTAAATTCTGACCAACAAGAGTCGCTACTGCATTCGACATTCCCCAAGAAGGCATCAGAGTAAACATCATGATACGAAGAGCGATTGTTGCTCCTGCTACAGCCTCACTTCCAAAATCAGAAATAATTCTCACAAGAAAGATCCAAGAAGTCATACCGATAATAGTTTGCCCAATACCACCAATGGAAGTACGAACTATATCAGAAATAATTTCCCAGTGAATACTGATTTGGGAACGAAGCACTCGAATATGATTTCCACCTTTAAGAAGAAGATAGATTTGAAAAAGAACCCCGACTCCTCTACCTATATTTGTAGCGATAGCGGCACCTTCGATACCCATTGCCGGGATTGGCCCAAAGCCGAAAATAAAAATCGGATCCAGGATCATATTGAGACCATTAGCAATCCATAATACTCTCATTGCAATCGCTGCGTCACCTGCGCCTCTAAAAACCGCATTGAGCCCGAACAAAAGCATGATTACGAGATTTCCGCCGAAGATCCATTGTGTGTAACGAGATCCATGCTCCACAACCCAAGGATCTCCACCCATGAGAATCAAAAGATCTTTCGCAAACCAAACTCCGAAGATAGCAAAAGGTAAGGAAACAAGTATAGAAAGAAAAACGGATTGGACTGCAGCAATCCCAGCTTGCTCCTTATCTCCTTCCCCGATCCTTCTCGCAATAATCGCGGTCACTGCAGTGGACATTCCAATCGCGAGAGAATAAAGAAGAAACAAATATGTTTCCGTAAGCCCAACTGCAGCAACGGCAGAAGGACCTAAAGCTCCCACGAAATAAATGTCAACGACTGCAAATGCAGACTCCATGACTAATTCCAAAACCATCGGAACAGAGAGTAAAAAGACTGCCTTACCGAGTGAAATTTGAGTATAATCCGCTTCCGTTCCCGTAAGCGCTTTTCTTAATTCCCTCCAAAGGGAAGTTCGTTCTGATTCTAACT includes the following:
- a CDS encoding MATE family efflux transporter, whose product is MDAIQKNPKLESERTSLWRELRKALTGTEADYTQISLGKAVFLLSVPMVLELVMESAFAVVDIYFVGALGPSAVAAVGLTETYLFLLYSLAIGMSTAVTAIIARRIGEGDKEQAGIAAVQSVFLSILVSLPFAIFGVWFAKDLLILMGGDPWVVEHGSRYTQWIFGGNLVIMLLFGLNAVFRGAGDAAIAMRVLWIANGLNMILDPIFIFGFGPIPAMGIEGAAIATNIGRGVGVLFQIYLLLKGGNHIRVLRSQISIHWEIISDIVRTSIGGIGQTIIGMTSWIFLVRIISDFGSEAVAGATIALRIMMFTLMPSWGMSNAVATLVGQNLGAGRPDRAEQSVWIVGVWNMIFLIGVSICYFIFRESLVSIFTDDAKVIAIGSEWLGIVSYSYFVYAWWMVSVQAFNGAGDTTTPTLINLVFFWMFQIPFAYVLAKVLSYGYSGVFWASMITETSVGLFTLWLFRKGGWKTSKV